In one window of Hymenobacter nivis DNA:
- a CDS encoding helix-turn-helix domain-containing protein has translation MFLFLPAIMENSPGGRLRTLREILGFAGKQQEFADAVGLSQQSVSNMERGKTEPAAKSLAKIHKRFPMINLNWLVTGVGLPVDKSIGPMLPLTAAGEMADINARTARLTSVPAPTPVPSPGPTTGAETITHGETLIQLARAEALAESQAAQIVALALQVERLWAELGKSGGSPDAAAPFRLRFPHDGQRVALGR, from the coding sequence ATGTTTCTTTTTTTACCAGCAATCATGGAAAATAGCCCGGGCGGACGCCTGCGCACTTTGCGCGAAATTTTGGGTTTTGCCGGCAAACAGCAAGAATTTGCCGATGCGGTAGGGTTGTCGCAGCAGAGCGTTTCAAATATGGAACGCGGCAAGACCGAACCGGCTGCCAAGTCTTTGGCTAAGATTCACAAACGCTTCCCAATGATTAACCTCAACTGGCTGGTAACCGGCGTGGGGCTACCTGTAGACAAGTCAATCGGCCCGATGCTCCCCCTGACGGCCGCCGGCGAAATGGCTGACATTAACGCCCGGACAGCACGGCTCACCAGCGTCCCAGCTCCAACCCCGGTTCCTTCGCCCGGCCCCACCACCGGGGCCGAAACCATCACGCACGGCGAAACGCTGATTCAGCTGGCGCGGGCCGAAGCGCTGGCCGAGTCGCAGGCCGCGCAGATCGTGGCTTTGGCGCTACAGGTGGAACGCCTTTGGGCCGAACTGGGAAAGTCCGGGGGTAGCCCAGACGCAGCCGCTCCTTTCCGCTTACGCTTCCCGCACGACGGGCAGCGGGTGGCACTGGGCCGCTGA
- a CDS encoding HNH endonuclease signature motif containing protein, with product MERFTSKIDKTPGYGPQGECWLWTAAKGPKGYGHFGVGGQRKNGGRMVYAHRFAYELANGQIPEGLLVRHSCHNPSCVNPAHLSVGTHTDNMQDMTAAGRHMHQQVTHCPQGHAYDEINTIITEKGRYCRACRNKNTLDHYYRVRRAKELKPPKPPLTHCKRGHEYTPENTYTQPSTGHKHCNICRRERANQRTQNKCELPQE from the coding sequence ATGGAACGCTTCACAAGCAAGATTGACAAGACACCTGGCTATGGTCCACAAGGTGAGTGCTGGCTTTGGACAGCCGCTAAAGGTCCGAAAGGCTATGGCCACTTCGGGGTTGGCGGCCAGCGTAAAAACGGCGGGCGCATGGTATACGCGCATCGCTTCGCTTACGAGCTGGCCAACGGCCAAATACCCGAGGGCTTACTTGTTCGGCATAGCTGCCACAATCCCTCCTGTGTTAACCCGGCCCACTTGTCGGTTGGCACTCACACCGACAACATGCAGGATATGACTGCGGCTGGTCGCCATATGCACCAGCAGGTAACTCACTGCCCTCAAGGCCATGCTTATGATGAGATAAACACCATTATTACCGAAAAGGGGCGCTACTGCCGCGCGTGTCGCAACAAGAACACCCTAGACCATTATTACCGTGTTCGTCGCGCCAAAGAACTCAAACCGCCAAAGCCGCCGCTAACACATTGTAAGCGTGGGCATGAGTACACGCCCGAAAACACATACACCCAGCCCTCAACTGGGCACAAGCATTGCAACATCTGCCGCCGAGAACGTGCCAATCAGCGAACCCAAAACAAATGCGAACTGCCGCAAGAGTAG
- a CDS encoding RecT family recombinase, which yields METALAKKGKAELAEQISFSPEQLQLMKNTVAKGATDDEFMLFMHLAKTYGLDPFAKEIWLIKYLRAGQRPEEVAATIFTSRDGYLKIASRDVQMDGIQSDVVCANDLLEKLPDGTVKHAYGQPRGLIIGAYALVFRKDRSRAAYFYAPFAEYGTGNNPTWKKYPSAMIVKVAEAMALKRAFSISGLVTQEEIGLDMAPESTPEAETSAVVVASPDAPKKAAAGAPTSAAPAPLIGAAPGGEDELEQVRKRIIQQLTSRHITPGERSRMMQHLNRLDLPKALAQSAKIAECVEYRPSPQALKEARAKLEAFAHEHAAALGEARHGALVSRSKALTVTAVDLLTEIEQAQALLEEGKEVPRA from the coding sequence ATGGAAACCGCCCTCGCCAAAAAAGGCAAAGCCGAGCTGGCCGAGCAGATTAGCTTCTCGCCCGAGCAGTTGCAGCTGATGAAGAACACCGTAGCCAAAGGCGCGACGGACGATGAATTTATGCTCTTCATGCACCTGGCCAAAACCTACGGCCTGGACCCCTTCGCTAAAGAAATCTGGCTGATTAAATATTTGCGGGCAGGACAGCGGCCGGAAGAGGTAGCCGCCACCATTTTCACCAGCCGCGACGGCTACCTCAAGATTGCCAGCCGCGACGTGCAAATGGACGGCATTCAGTCGGATGTGGTGTGCGCCAATGACCTACTTGAAAAACTACCCGACGGCACCGTGAAGCACGCCTACGGGCAGCCCCGGGGCCTGATCATCGGGGCCTATGCCCTGGTGTTCCGCAAGGACCGCAGCCGCGCCGCGTACTTCTACGCTCCGTTTGCGGAGTACGGCACGGGCAACAACCCGACGTGGAAAAAGTACCCGTCGGCAATGATTGTGAAGGTGGCAGAAGCGATGGCCCTGAAGCGGGCCTTCAGCATTTCAGGCCTGGTAACGCAAGAAGAAATTGGCCTCGACATGGCCCCGGAAAGCACTCCCGAAGCAGAAACCAGCGCCGTGGTGGTGGCCTCTCCGGACGCGCCAAAAAAAGCCGCCGCCGGGGCCCCTACTTCGGCCGCCCCGGCTCCCTTAATTGGTGCGGCCCCAGGTGGTGAGGACGAATTAGAGCAGGTGCGCAAGCGCATCATTCAGCAGCTCACCAGCCGCCACATCACGCCCGGCGAGCGCAGCCGCATGATGCAGCACCTCAACCGGCTGGACTTGCCCAAGGCACTGGCCCAGTCGGCTAAGATTGCGGAGTGCGTCGAGTACCGCCCCTCGCCCCAGGCGCTGAAAGAGGCCCGTGCTAAGCTGGAAGCCTTCGCCCACGAGCACGCGGCCGCGCTCGGAGAAGCCAGGCACGGCGCCCTGGTCTCGCGCTCAAAAGCCCTGACGGTAACGGCGGTGGATTTGCTCACCGAAATCGAGCAGGCGCAGGCCTTGCTAGAGGAAGGAAAGGAAGTGCCCCGTGCCTAA
- a CDS encoding fasciclin domain-containing protein, with translation MAGGQGVMVGGAMMMPDKDIVDNAVNSSDHTTLVAAVKAAGLVETLKSAGPFTVFAPTNEAFNKLPAGTVDKLVQPDMKDKLTTILTYHVVPGRLMAADLKDGQTLTTVEGENLTVSKKGKKVMLTDAKGGTATVTIPNIVDSNGVTHVIDTVLMPSK, from the coding sequence ATGGCTGGGGGCCAAGGCGTAATGGTGGGCGGCGCCATGATGATGCCCGACAAGGACATTGTGGACAACGCCGTGAATTCGAGCGACCACACCACGCTGGTGGCCGCCGTGAAAGCCGCCGGCCTGGTGGAAACGCTGAAAAGCGCCGGGCCCTTCACCGTATTTGCCCCCACCAACGAAGCCTTTAACAAGCTGCCCGCTGGCACGGTGGACAAGCTGGTGCAGCCCGACATGAAGGACAAGCTCACCACCATCCTCACCTACCACGTAGTGCCCGGCCGCCTGATGGCGGCCGACCTGAAGGACGGCCAGACGCTGACCACCGTGGAAGGCGAAAACCTGACCGTGTCGAAGAAAGGCAAGAAAGTGATGCTGACCGACGCCAAAGGCGGCACGGCCACCGTCACCATCCCCAACATCGTGGACTCGAACGGCGTAACCCACGTTATCGATACCGTGCTGATGCCGAGCAAATAA
- a CDS encoding BRO family protein — protein sequence MKKVQLFDFNSHEVGTLTDENGNPWFVAKNVAAAIGLKWNGNDTLKAIKPEWKLSMEIPYSGQVRRVLFISEAAMYKLAFRSDKLEAEAFTDWVAEVVLPTLRKTGTYSLQSQLLPSPRSWEKTFPTEFMRNVLKLYGQPYNPKGTPQFVGLFINKYVYNCMDCFMAKELKAARASYGGDDEVAFLHQYLAEPAREALQSHIAALNTLMSASSNKEHFDLMFGRVYVHKNQLEMHLR from the coding sequence ATGAAAAAAGTACAGCTCTTTGATTTTAACAGCCACGAAGTCGGCACCTTAACCGACGAAAACGGCAACCCTTGGTTTGTTGCCAAGAATGTTGCCGCTGCCATTGGCTTGAAATGGAACGGCAACGACACGCTAAAAGCCATCAAACCGGAATGGAAGCTGAGTATGGAAATTCCATACTCAGGTCAAGTACGCCGAGTCTTGTTTATTTCCGAAGCCGCCATGTACAAGTTGGCTTTCCGTTCAGACAAGCTGGAAGCCGAAGCGTTTACCGACTGGGTGGCTGAGGTAGTGTTGCCCACGCTGCGCAAAACCGGCACCTACTCGCTGCAAAGCCAGTTACTGCCGTCGCCGCGTTCGTGGGAAAAAACCTTCCCAACCGAATTTATGCGCAACGTGCTCAAGCTGTACGGCCAGCCTTACAATCCCAAGGGTACCCCGCAGTTTGTGGGGCTTTTTATCAATAAGTACGTCTATAACTGCATGGACTGCTTTATGGCCAAAGAACTAAAAGCGGCCCGGGCCAGCTACGGCGGAGATGATGAAGTCGCTTTTCTGCACCAATACTTGGCAGAACCAGCCAGGGAAGCCTTGCAAAGCCACATCGCCGCGCTAAACACACTGATGAGCGCATCCTCTAACAAAGAGCATTTTGACTTAATGTTTGGGCGGGTATACGTTCATAAAAATCAGCTTGAAATGCATTTGCGGTGA
- a CDS encoding OmpA family protein yields the protein MKHVCYKAALLGVGLFAAAPRLQAQTADRKTSIGLHANATQYRGDLGNAFWKWDNMPYSGGLDITQYVGRWLDVRLDLDYTRLRFPQDPGTFNSTGQRFKAQMYQAGLGFKLKAPIKDSFFLHPYLLVEPQFSWVLADRYATPTGPNNFNRFGTFGGQVGGGLDFHLGESSVFYVQATQAYLQANDDRLDGVDNNATTFWDKHDRYLQFTAGVRANLGKAKDSDGDGVSDKKDKCPNTPTGVKVDMNGCPLDTDGDGVPDYQDKCPDVKGLAALQGCPDADGDGVADNDDKCPNTPAGVKVDATGCPLDADGDGVADYLDKCPNTPAGVKVDATGCPLDRDGDGVPDYQDKCPDRAGPASNKGCPEMKAETKKVLNEATKYINFDFNKSTLKPSSYPKLEQMVQIMNEYPDYSLSIAGHTDSKGDDNYNLRLSYERAAAARKYMLSKGIAAERIEARGYGETHPIADNKTAAGQAKNRRVDFDPYLTGETNAAEVKYGAAPTISELKAEGKKLPGKKTIGTGSPRSRKRK from the coding sequence ATGAAACACGTCTGTTACAAAGCCGCCCTATTGGGCGTAGGGCTGTTTGCTGCCGCTCCCCGGCTTCAAGCGCAAACCGCCGACCGCAAGACTTCCATCGGCCTGCACGCCAACGCCACACAGTACCGCGGCGACCTGGGCAATGCCTTCTGGAAGTGGGACAATATGCCCTACAGCGGTGGCCTCGACATCACGCAGTATGTTGGCCGTTGGCTCGACGTGCGGCTGGACTTGGACTATACCCGACTGCGCTTCCCCCAAGATCCTGGCACGTTTAATAGCACGGGCCAGCGTTTCAAGGCTCAAATGTACCAGGCTGGCCTGGGCTTCAAGTTGAAGGCTCCTATTAAGGACAGCTTCTTCCTGCATCCCTACCTGTTGGTAGAGCCGCAATTTTCGTGGGTGCTGGCCGACCGCTACGCTACCCCAACGGGCCCCAACAATTTTAACCGCTTTGGCACCTTCGGGGGCCAGGTAGGCGGCGGCCTTGACTTCCACTTGGGTGAGTCGTCCGTTTTCTACGTGCAAGCCACCCAGGCCTACTTGCAGGCTAACGATGACCGCCTCGACGGTGTGGACAACAACGCTACGACGTTCTGGGACAAGCACGACCGGTACCTGCAATTCACGGCTGGTGTGCGTGCTAACCTAGGCAAAGCCAAAGATTCCGATGGCGATGGGGTATCGGACAAAAAAGATAAGTGCCCTAATACGCCCACTGGCGTGAAAGTGGACATGAACGGCTGCCCCCTCGACACGGACGGCGACGGCGTGCCCGACTACCAGGACAAGTGCCCCGACGTGAAAGGCTTGGCTGCCCTGCAAGGCTGCCCGGATGCGGACGGTGACGGCGTGGCCGACAACGACGACAAGTGCCCCAACACCCCCGCCGGCGTGAAAGTGGACGCCACCGGCTGCCCGCTTGATGCCGACGGCGACGGCGTGGCCGACTACCTCGACAAGTGCCCCAATACGCCCGCTGGTGTGAAAGTGGACGCCACCGGCTGCCCGCTGGACCGCGACGGTGACGGCGTGCCCGACTACCAGGACAAGTGCCCCGACCGTGCCGGCCCCGCCAGCAACAAAGGCTGCCCCGAGATGAAGGCCGAAACCAAGAAGGTGCTCAACGAAGCCACGAAGTACATCAACTTCGACTTCAACAAGTCGACCCTGAAGCCCTCGTCGTATCCCAAGCTGGAGCAGATGGTGCAAATCATGAACGAGTACCCCGACTACTCGCTCAGCATTGCTGGCCACACCGACAGCAAGGGCGACGACAACTACAACCTGCGCCTGAGCTACGAGCGCGCCGCCGCGGCCCGCAAGTATATGCTGAGCAAAGGCATCGCCGCCGAGCGCATCGAGGCCCGTGGCTATGGCGAAACCCACCCGATTGCCGACAACAAGACGGCCGCCGGCCAGGCTAAAAACCGCCGCGTGGACTTCGACCCCTACCTCACCGGCGAAACCAACGCCGCCGAAGTGAAATACGGCGCCGCCCCCACCATCAGCGAGCTGAAAGCCGAAGGCAAGAAGCTGCCGGGTAAGAAAACCATCGGCACCGGCTCGCCCCGCAGCCGCAAGAGGAAGTAG
- the dnaB gene encoding replicative DNA helicase, whose protein sequence is MKNAFSTVLAAATRPIPALAVGHVPPHNAALEAAVLGALLLEADALRTVLGILPSEKAFYVPAHRFIFRAVRTLFAAGQAIDQLTLTVQLRADGVLERVGGPHFVAGLTMKINSAAHIESHCRLVQEYQARRQLITTSTRLMQHAYDEGEDALGLLTAAQLELNGLHKGLESKAVQTAASTYDGVFADLVKAVESPDLTGVSTGLRALNDVSAGWQDSDLIVLAARPGMGKTAALLHFARTCALDLGRAAAIFSMEMPTKQLMQRMVASEVPGYSNADLRRGNIAGGVPQVHQLYEAAKRLRTDKLLIDDTPGLSIFQLRAKAARLKAEHGVALILVDYIQLMKGETKGNREQEIGSITRGLKELAKELDVPVIALSQLSRSVETRGGDKRPQLSDLRESGSLEQDADMVVMLWRGEYYGIEEYSDGTPTQDTILFDICKHRNGALGEVIAGCSMKRGTFFDLGEGNTEAYEIEVGPRMVRLGALPTSQFEDPANLPF, encoded by the coding sequence ATGAAAAACGCCTTCTCCACTGTCCTCGCTGCCGCTACCCGCCCCATTCCTGCCCTGGCCGTGGGCCACGTGCCACCCCACAACGCCGCCCTCGAAGCCGCCGTGCTCGGGGCCCTGCTGCTCGAAGCCGATGCCCTGCGCACGGTGCTCGGCATCCTGCCCAGCGAAAAAGCGTTCTACGTGCCCGCCCACCGCTTCATCTTCCGCGCCGTGCGCACGCTCTTCGCCGCCGGCCAGGCCATCGACCAACTCACCCTCACCGTGCAGCTGCGCGCCGACGGCGTGCTGGAGCGCGTCGGGGGCCCCCACTTCGTGGCTGGGCTCACGATGAAAATAAATTCGGCGGCCCACATCGAAAGCCATTGCCGCCTGGTGCAGGAATACCAGGCCCGCCGGCAGCTCATCACCACCAGCACCCGGCTCATGCAGCACGCCTACGACGAGGGCGAAGACGCGCTGGGCCTGCTCACCGCCGCCCAGCTCGAGCTAAATGGCCTGCACAAAGGCCTGGAAAGCAAGGCCGTGCAAACAGCGGCCAGCACCTACGACGGCGTATTTGCCGACCTCGTGAAGGCGGTGGAGTCGCCGGACCTCACCGGTGTGAGCACTGGCCTGCGGGCCCTGAACGACGTGTCGGCCGGCTGGCAGGATTCGGACCTGATTGTGCTAGCCGCGCGGCCCGGAATGGGCAAAACCGCCGCGCTGCTGCACTTCGCCCGCACCTGCGCCCTGGACCTGGGCCGGGCCGCCGCCATCTTCTCGATGGAAATGCCCACCAAGCAACTCATGCAGCGCATGGTAGCCAGCGAGGTGCCCGGCTACAGCAATGCCGACCTGCGCCGGGGCAACATCGCCGGCGGGGTACCGCAGGTGCACCAGCTCTACGAGGCGGCCAAGCGCCTGCGCACCGATAAGCTGCTCATCGACGACACGCCCGGCCTTTCCATCTTCCAGCTGCGCGCCAAAGCCGCCCGGCTCAAAGCCGAGCACGGCGTGGCCCTGATCCTGGTGGACTACATCCAGCTGATGAAGGGCGAGACCAAGGGCAACCGCGAGCAGGAAATTGGTAGCATCACCCGCGGCCTGAAGGAGCTGGCCAAGGAGCTTGACGTACCGGTCATTGCCCTCTCGCAGCTCAGCCGCTCGGTGGAGACGCGCGGCGGTGACAAACGCCCCCAGCTCTCAGACCTGCGCGAATCAGGCAGCCTGGAGCAGGATGCCGACATGGTGGTGATGCTCTGGCGCGGCGAGTACTACGGCATCGAGGAATACAGCGACGGCACCCCCACCCAGGACACCATCCTCTTTGACATCTGCAAGCACCGCAACGGGGCGCTGGGCGAAGTCATTGCCGGCTGCTCGATGAAGCGGGGCACCTTCTTCGACCTGGGCGAAGGCAATACCGAGGCATATGAAATCGAAGTCGGGCCCCGCATGGTGCGCCTGGGGGCCCTGCCCACCTCGCAGTTTGAAGACCCCGCCAATCTGCCGTTCTGA
- a CDS encoding 3'-5' exonuclease, whose product MPNYYLRTTGMSRSITDGTSKKNACTWHREYFRLTDEGLLSSVHEYEDGFYYLSAPALLPVPQAFPLPVPCPAALFHDAHARCVAYLREQEAKRYQAAAFARSLKYGMAVRAHAAKEAGAAEPLMLAEASHWLDDFTVFDVETTGTDATRNHLLELAAVRYVAWTPVAELQLFVRCPIPVPPFITNLTGITTAQVARAPEPKHVLQQFKKLAGDSVLVGHNVGFDLRFVNAARAALGAPEPLANPFLDTLVLAAHWLPAPHKLGDLCQRFGIRTAGAHRALADVRMTFALLRHLHQLEAVPASFRNATGKPSKRAAKPVASLFEAA is encoded by the coding sequence GTGCCTAACTACTACCTGCGCACCACCGGCATGAGCCGCAGCATTACCGATGGCACGAGCAAAAAAAATGCGTGCACCTGGCACCGCGAGTATTTCCGCCTCACCGACGAGGGCTTGCTCTCGTCGGTGCACGAGTACGAAGACGGCTTCTACTACCTGAGTGCCCCGGCCCTGCTGCCCGTGCCGCAGGCCTTTCCGTTGCCGGTGCCCTGCCCGGCCGCTCTCTTCCACGACGCCCACGCCCGGTGCGTGGCGTACCTGCGCGAGCAGGAAGCGAAGCGGTACCAGGCGGCAGCGTTTGCCAGGTCGCTGAAATACGGCATGGCCGTGCGGGCCCACGCTGCCAAAGAGGCCGGGGCGGCGGAGCCCCTGATGCTTGCCGAAGCATCTCACTGGCTGGATGACTTCACGGTGTTCGACGTGGAAACGACCGGCACCGACGCCACCCGCAACCACTTGCTGGAGCTGGCCGCCGTGCGCTACGTGGCCTGGACCCCGGTGGCCGAACTGCAACTCTTCGTGCGCTGCCCGATTCCCGTGCCGCCCTTCATCACTAACCTGACCGGCATCACCACGGCCCAGGTAGCGCGGGCCCCCGAGCCCAAGCACGTGCTTCAGCAGTTCAAGAAGCTAGCCGGCGACTCGGTACTGGTAGGCCACAACGTGGGCTTCGACCTGCGCTTCGTGAACGCTGCCCGCGCGGCGCTGGGGGCCCCCGAGCCGCTGGCTAATCCCTTCCTCGATACGCTGGTACTGGCCGCCCACTGGTTGCCGGCACCCCACAAGCTGGGCGATTTATGCCAGCGCTTCGGTATCCGCACGGCCGGCGCGCACCGGGCCCTGGCCGACGTGCGCATGACGTTCGCCCTGCTGCGCCACCTGCACCAGCTCGAAGCCGTGCCTGCCTCTTTCCGCAACGCCACCGGCAAGCCCAGCAAGCGGGCCGCCAAGCCGGTGGCTTCCCTTTTTGAAGCCGCTTAG
- a CDS encoding VOC family protein yields the protein MFVGFKQTAPPHPADTTFAPFNIGLDHIATACEDATKLHRVAAALQAAGVENTGVKTDSALQKVYVASKDPDRIAWEFYMV from the coding sequence GTGTTCGTAGGCTTCAAGCAAACCGCGCCCCCGCACCCGGCCGATACCACCTTCGCGCCCTTCAACATCGGCCTCGACCACATCGCCACCGCCTGCGAAGACGCCACCAAGCTGCACCGCGTCGCCGCCGCCCTCCAAGCCGCCGGCGTAGAGAACACCGGCGTCAAAACTGACTCCGCCTTGCAAAAAGTCTACGTGGCCTCCAAAGACCCCGACCGCATCGCCTGGGAGTTTTATATGGTTTGA
- a CDS encoding GNAT family N-acetyltransferase, translating into MPIQHDPAAHRFTATQAAGTGELVYEQSKTGVIDFVHTFVDESLRGQGVADELARAGLAFARAQHLKARTSCTFMATFAQRHRAEYADVLAD; encoded by the coding sequence ATGCCCATCCAACACGACCCCGCTGCCCACCGCTTCACCGCTACCCAGGCCGCCGGGACCGGCGAGCTGGTGTATGAGCAATCCAAAACCGGCGTCATCGACTTCGTGCACACCTTCGTCGATGAATCGTTGCGCGGCCAGGGTGTGGCCGACGAGTTGGCCCGCGCCGGCCTGGCCTTCGCCCGCGCCCAGCACCTGAAGGCCCGCACCTCGTGCACGTTCATGGCCACCTTCGCCCAGCGCCACCGCGCCGAATACGCCGACGTACTGGCAGATTAG
- a CDS encoding TonB-dependent receptor has product MTLRYFLLLLAPLGARAQTAAPPLPDTARTVRLPDATVTGYGQRLPLRRTAAAIGVIDAQTIDRFNPAALTQAVNTLPGVRLEERATASYRLSIRGSTLRSPFGVRNVKTYYNGIPFTDAGGTTPLNLLDPAIIGRLEVVKGPGGSVYGAGTGGVALFETPAVAAGTARASAGATVGSYGLLRYGATAEAAGPTSAVRAQYAHQQLDGYRQQSNLRRDVLALDVRTAAGDKTTLAAHFLYTDINYQLPGGLTRAQFEADPRQARPGTAAVPGTVAQRTFYASRTALLGLTHTYQFSDALGLETTLYGSGTAIRTPYLVDYQRDAGLGLGGRTALRYRTALAGRVLRLQAGGEYQFGFVDGRSYANLAGTPGALRYDDEITTTTGFAFAQADYELPAGLLLTVAASYNRLHYNIERVSDALTRPDAYRFQRSFRPEVSPRVALLKEFSPAASVYASVSAGFSPPTVEEIRPSDGSLNGGLQAERGVSYEVGARGSFFANRLRYEVAVFDLELRQTITSSTTTQGIVVFNNAGATHQRGVEAGLSGWLWQQAGAGGGPARPPPACAPGPALPTTTSASAAPTWGRAATPAATACPARPPKPSARASISASAPASTSAPTLATKLASSSTTPTPLRLWATGCMGPAGAGATTWPATWMSTSSPASTTPWTAATASVTT; this is encoded by the coding sequence ATGACGCTTCGCTACTTCTTGCTGCTGCTGGCCCCGCTGGGGGCCCGGGCCCAAACCGCCGCCCCGCCGCTACCCGACACCGCCCGCACCGTGCGCCTGCCCGACGCCACCGTGACCGGCTACGGCCAGCGCCTGCCGCTGCGCCGCACCGCCGCCGCTATCGGCGTCATTGATGCCCAGACGATTGACCGTTTCAACCCCGCCGCCCTCACCCAGGCCGTGAACACGCTGCCCGGCGTGCGGCTGGAAGAGCGCGCCACCGCCAGCTACCGCCTCAGCATCAGGGGCAGCACGCTGCGCTCGCCCTTTGGGGTGCGCAACGTGAAGACGTACTACAACGGCATCCCCTTCACCGATGCGGGCGGCACCACGCCGCTCAACCTGCTCGATCCCGCCATCATCGGGCGGCTGGAGGTGGTGAAGGGCCCCGGCGGCAGCGTATACGGGGCCGGCACCGGCGGCGTGGCCCTGTTCGAAACGCCCGCCGTGGCCGCCGGCACCGCCCGCGCCAGCGCCGGGGCCACCGTGGGTAGCTACGGCCTGCTACGCTACGGCGCCACCGCCGAAGCCGCGGGCCCTACCAGCGCCGTGCGCGCCCAGTACGCCCACCAGCAGCTCGACGGCTACCGCCAACAAAGCAATTTGCGCCGCGACGTGCTGGCTCTCGACGTGCGCACCGCCGCCGGCGACAAAACTACCCTGGCCGCCCATTTTCTCTACACCGACATCAACTACCAGCTGCCCGGGGGCCTCACTCGCGCCCAGTTCGAGGCCGACCCGCGGCAGGCCCGGCCGGGCACCGCCGCCGTGCCCGGCACCGTGGCCCAGCGCACGTTCTACGCCTCGCGCACGGCGCTGCTGGGCCTCACGCACACGTACCAGTTTTCGGATGCGCTGGGGCTGGAAACCACGCTCTACGGCAGCGGCACGGCTATTCGCACGCCGTACCTGGTGGACTACCAGCGCGATGCTGGGCTGGGGCTGGGCGGGCGCACGGCCCTGCGCTACCGCACCGCGCTGGCCGGGCGCGTGCTGCGCCTGCAAGCCGGCGGCGAGTACCAGTTCGGCTTCGTGGACGGCCGCAGCTACGCCAACCTGGCCGGCACGCCCGGGGCCCTGCGCTACGACGACGAAATCACGACCACCACCGGCTTTGCCTTCGCGCAGGCCGACTACGAGTTGCCCGCCGGCCTGCTCCTGACGGTGGCCGCCAGCTACAACCGCCTGCACTACAACATCGAGCGCGTGAGCGACGCCCTCACGCGGCCCGATGCCTACCGTTTCCAGCGCAGCTTTCGCCCCGAGGTATCGCCCCGGGTGGCGCTGCTCAAGGAGTTCAGCCCCGCCGCATCGGTGTATGCCAGCGTGAGCGCGGGCTTCTCGCCGCCCACCGTGGAGGAAATCCGGCCTTCCGACGGTAGCCTCAACGGCGGCTTGCAGGCCGAGCGCGGCGTGAGTTACGAGGTGGGGGCCCGGGGCAGCTTCTTCGCCAACCGGCTGCGCTATGAGGTGGCCGTGTTCGATTTGGAGCTGCGCCAAACCATTACCAGCAGCACCACCACCCAGGGCATCGTGGTGTTCAATAACGCCGGTGCCACCCACCAGCGCGGCGTGGAGGCCGGCCTCAGCGGCTGGCTGTGGCAGCAGGCGGGCGCCGGGGGGGGGCCGGCCAGGCCCCCCCCGGCCTGCGCGCCTGGGCCAGCTTTGCCTACAACAACTTCCGCTTCGGCAGCGCCTACGTGGGGGCGGGCGGCGACGCCAGCGGCAACCGCCTGCCCGGCACGGCCCCCCAAACCCTCAGCGCGGGCCTCGATTTCAGCGAGCGCACCGGCTTCTACCTCAGCCCCAACCTTGGCCACCAAGCTAGCATCCAGCTCAACGACGCCAACTCCGCTGCGGCTGTGGGCTACTGGGTGTATGGGGCCCGCGGGGGCTGGCGCCACAACCTGGCCGGCCACCTGGATGTCAACCTCTTCGCCGGCCTCGACAACGCCCTGGACCGCCGCTACAGCCTCGGTAACGACCTGA